A genomic segment from Bufo bufo chromosome 8, aBufBuf1.1, whole genome shotgun sequence encodes:
- the DDX39B gene encoding spliceosome RNA helicase DDX39B isoform X2 produces the protein MAETDVDNELLDYEDDEVDNQAGGDAPDIAPKKEMKGSYVSIHSSGFRDFLLKPELLRAIVDCGFEHPSEVQHECIPQAILGMDILCQAKSGMGKTAVFVLATLQQLEPITGQVSVLVMCHTRELAFQISKEYERFSKYMPSVKVAVFFGGLSIKKDEEMLKKSCPHIVVGTPGRILALARNKNLNLKHIKHFILDECDKMLEQLDMRRDVQEIFRMTPHEKQVMMFSATLSKEIRPVCRKFMQDVVIFVKSVQRCIALAQLLVEQNFPAIAIHRGMQQEERLSRYQQFKDFQRRILVATNLFGRGMDIERVNIAFNYDMPEDSDTYLHRVARAGRFGTKGLAITFVSDEGDAKILNEVQDRFEVNISELPDEIDISSYIEQTR, from the exons ATGGCAGAGACCGACGTGGACAACGAGCTGTTGGACTATGAAGACGACGAGGTCGACAACCAGGCCGGGGGCGATGCTCCGGACATTGCCCCCAAGAAGGAGATGAAGGGATCCTATGTGTCCATCCACAGCTCTGGATTCCGAGATTTTCTTCTAAAACCTGAGTTGCTCCGGGCCATCGTGGACTGTGGCTTTGAGCATCCATCAGAAG TACAGCACGAGTGTATCCCTCAGGCCATTCTGGGTATGGACATTCTGTGCCAGGCAAAGTCTGGCATGGGCAAAACAGCCGTGTTTGTCCTGGCCACGTTACAGCAGCTGGAACCTATTACAGGACAG GTTTCTGTCTTAGTCATGTGTCACACCAGAGAGCTGGCCTTCCAGATCAGCAAAGAGTACGAGCGATTCTCCAAATACATGCCGTCTGTGAAG gtggcagtgttTTTTGGCGGCCTTTCTATTAAGAAGGACGAGGAGATGCTAAAGAAgagctgcccccatatagtggTGGGCACCccgggccgaattctcgcgctggCAAGAAACAAGAACCTGAATCTCAAGCACATCAAACACTTTATCTTGGACGAATGTGACAAGATGTTAGAACAGCTAG ACATGCGCAGAGATGTTCAAGAAATCTTCCGTATGACCCCTCACGAGAAGCAGGTCATGATGTTCAGCGCCACCCTCAGCAAGGAGATCCGCCCAGTCTGCCGCAAGTTCATGCAAGAT GTGGTCATCTTCGTAAagtccgttcagcggtgcatcgCTCTGGCTCAGCTTCTGGTGGAACAGAATTTCCCAGCGATCGCTATTCACCGCGGGATGCAACAGGAGGAGAG ACTCTCCCGATATCAGCAGTTCAAGGATTTCCAGCGCCGAATTCTGGTGGCCACAAACCTGTTTGGTCGCGGGATGGATATTGAAAGAGTGAATATTGCCTTTAATTACGACATGCCAGAGGATTCTGATACTTACCTGCACAGG GTGGCACGAGCTGGCAGGTTTGGTACCAAGGGTCTTGCCATCACATTCGTCTCTGATGAGGGAGATGCAAAAATCCTGAACGAGGTTCAAGATCGTTTTGAGGTCAACATCAGTGAGCTGCCGGACGAGATTGACATTTCATCATACA TTGAACAGACCCGGTGA
- the DDX39B gene encoding spliceosome RNA helicase DDX39B isoform X1, whose protein sequence is MAETDVDNELLDYEDDEVDNQAGGDAPDIAPKKEMKGSYVSIHSSGFRDFLLKPELLRAIVDCGFEHPSEVQHECIPQAILGMDILCQAKSGMGKTAVFVLATLQQLEPITGQVSVLVMCHTRELAFQISKEYERFSKYMPSVKVAVFFGGLSIKKDEEMLKKSCPHIVVGTPGRILALARNKNLNLKHIKHFILDECDKMLEQLDMRRDVQEIFRMTPHEKQVMMFSATLSKEIRPVCRKFMQDPMEIFVDDETKLTLHGLQQYYVKLKDNEKNRKLFDLLDLLEFNQVVIFVKSVQRCIALAQLLVEQNFPAIAIHRGMQQEERLSRYQQFKDFQRRILVATNLFGRGMDIERVNIAFNYDMPEDSDTYLHRVARAGRFGTKGLAITFVSDEGDAKILNEVQDRFEVNISELPDEIDISSYIEQTR, encoded by the exons ATGGCAGAGACCGACGTGGACAACGAGCTGTTGGACTATGAAGACGACGAGGTCGACAACCAGGCCGGGGGCGATGCTCCGGACATTGCCCCCAAGAAGGAGATGAAGGGATCCTATGTGTCCATCCACAGCTCTGGATTCCGAGATTTTCTTCTAAAACCTGAGTTGCTCCGGGCCATCGTGGACTGTGGCTTTGAGCATCCATCAGAAG TACAGCACGAGTGTATCCCTCAGGCCATTCTGGGTATGGACATTCTGTGCCAGGCAAAGTCTGGCATGGGCAAAACAGCCGTGTTTGTCCTGGCCACGTTACAGCAGCTGGAACCTATTACAGGACAG GTTTCTGTCTTAGTCATGTGTCACACCAGAGAGCTGGCCTTCCAGATCAGCAAAGAGTACGAGCGATTCTCCAAATACATGCCGTCTGTGAAG gtggcagtgttTTTTGGCGGCCTTTCTATTAAGAAGGACGAGGAGATGCTAAAGAAgagctgcccccatatagtggTGGGCACCccgggccgaattctcgcgctggCAAGAAACAAGAACCTGAATCTCAAGCACATCAAACACTTTATCTTGGACGAATGTGACAAGATGTTAGAACAGCTAG ACATGCGCAGAGATGTTCAAGAAATCTTCCGTATGACCCCTCACGAGAAGCAGGTCATGATGTTCAGCGCCACCCTCAGCAAGGAGATCCGCCCAGTCTGCCGCAAGTTCATGCAAGAT ccAATGGAAATCTTCGTGGATGATGAGACCAAGCTGACCCTCCACGGCCTGCAGCAGTACTACGTCAAACTAAAGGACAATGAGAAAAACCGCAAACTGTTTGACCTCCTGGACCTGTTGGAGTTTAATCAG GTGGTCATCTTCGTAAagtccgttcagcggtgcatcgCTCTGGCTCAGCTTCTGGTGGAACAGAATTTCCCAGCGATCGCTATTCACCGCGGGATGCAACAGGAGGAGAG ACTCTCCCGATATCAGCAGTTCAAGGATTTCCAGCGCCGAATTCTGGTGGCCACAAACCTGTTTGGTCGCGGGATGGATATTGAAAGAGTGAATATTGCCTTTAATTACGACATGCCAGAGGATTCTGATACTTACCTGCACAGG GTGGCACGAGCTGGCAGGTTTGGTACCAAGGGTCTTGCCATCACATTCGTCTCTGATGAGGGAGATGCAAAAATCCTGAACGAGGTTCAAGATCGTTTTGAGGTCAACATCAGTGAGCTGCCGGACGAGATTGACATTTCATCATACA TTGAACAGACCCGGTGA